The following are encoded together in the Lathyrus oleraceus cultivar Zhongwan6 chromosome 3, CAAS_Psat_ZW6_1.0, whole genome shotgun sequence genome:
- the LOC127128343 gene encoding probable aldo-keto reductase 2 isoform X1 yields the protein MSKVGRMKLGSQGMEVSLQGLGCMSMSAFYGPPKPESDMIALIHHAIQSGITFLDTSDVYGPHTNELLLGKALKGVREKVELATKFGIKAGDDEKFEICGDPAYVREACEGSLKRLDIDSIDLYYQHRIDTRLPIEVTIGELKKLVEEGKIKYIGLSEASAATIRRAHAVHPITAVQLEWSLWSRDVEEEVVPTCRELGIGIVAYSPLGRGFFSSGPKLLESLSQDDYRKDMPRFQPENLQQNQTIFDKVNELAAKKGCTPPQLALAWLHHQGNDVCPIPGTTKIENLNQNIGALSVKLTPEEMAEIESLADAVRGDRYGDDLSTWKDSDTPPLSSWNAA from the exons ATGTCAAAAGTAGGAAGAATGAAGTTGGGATCTCAGGGAATGGAAGTGTCCTTACAAGGACTTGGTTGCATGAGCATGTCTGCTTTCTATGGTCCTCCTAAGCCTGAATCCGACATGATTGCTCTCATCCATCATGCCATTCAATCTGGTATCACTTTTCTTGATACTTCTGATGTCTATGGCCCTCACACCAACGAACTCCTTCTTGGAAAG GCTTTGAAGGGGGTGAGAGAGAAAGTTGAATTGGCTACTAAATTTGGAATCAAAGCTGGTGATGATGAGAAATTTGAGATATGTGGTGATCCTGCCTATGTGAGAGAAGCTTGTGAAGGTAGCTTGAAGAGACTTGATATTGATTCTATTGATCTCTACTATCAACATCGGATTGATACTCGTCTTCCAATTGAAGTCACG ATTGGAGAGCTTAAAAAACTCGTTGAAGAGGGGAAAATAAAATACATCGGTTTGTCTGAGGCCTCAGCTGCAACAATCAGAAGAGCACATGCTGTTCATCCAATAACAGCTGTGCAGTTGGAGTGGTCATTATGGTCAAGAGATGTCGAGGAAGAAGTTGTTCCAACTTGCAG GGAACTTGGTATTGGAATTGTGGCATATAGTCCTCTTGGGCGAGGATTCTTTTCGTCGGGACCAAAGTTGCTTGAGAGCTTGTCGCAAGATGATTACCGGAAGGATATGCCTCGATTTCAACCTGAAAATCTGCAGCAGAACCAAACTATATTTGACAAAGTTAATGAACTGGCTGCAAAGAAAGGGTGCACACCACCTCAGCTCGCACTAGCATGGCTTCATCACCAAGGAAACGACGTGTGCCCGATACCCGGAACAACCAAAATTGAGAACTTGAATCAAAACATAGGTGCTTTATCTGTCAAACTAACACCAGAAGAAATGGCAGAAATTGAGTCCTTAGCAGATGCTGTTAGGGGTGATAGATATGGAGATGATTTAAGCACATGGAAGGATTCTGATACTCCACCACTCTCTTCATGGAATGCTGCATAA